GTCTGCGTGTACATATCATATTTTCcgaggaaattaatttttatatcgcaAATGAATCCTGGATAGATTTATATTTTGTACACTACATTTTTTTCTGTTTaggtttatataaatatatacataaatgtaatcttattttgtatttatacgaATGATACATACACGTGGAATTTATTCAGCAATACTTTATTTTACACACACGGTACACGCACACGTTATACACACATACATTGCGCGCGCATATATTTATTACTTAAAGAAAGTCGTAACGTTGTATTATTGTTATGTACGAAACTCGAAAATTTTGTTACGTTAGCGTTCGAAAAAGCTATTCGATTCAATGATTTTCACTTTGTATTGCTATATTGCtggatattataattatttaaaaaacgaatgtataaaattctttgttcctTCTACCTTCCACTATCTCgattattatgaaatatttgcaaTTTCACGATTAACAACAATTTGAAGATCGATAGATTTATGTTACCATATGAGTACGTAAGGTTCAGgtagtaaaataaaattctgaATAACATTGGTTTTCAGGTATACGGTTTATTCTTTGTACAATATTACGATATGTTTACATTATAATATGGCGcataaataatttgttatttctACATATAATTCTACTCGTATCGCTTCGAATATTTCTTAACGCAGAAAACGAATTTACACGTTTTTTTATTTCTACGTTAATAACTTTCATGAAACTTACTACGATATGCATGAGTAAGTACGATATGTGTACTATACAATATGAAATGTTAAGTATTTTACGTTTCACTACTTTTGTCAGTTACTTTTTTTCATCAACTTTTTTACGTACAATAAATCCTCTACAACATAGTTTTGTTCCTGTAAATAATTCTTTGAAAGTTTCCTTCTCACGTATTAGAATATGatgtatatttattacaatGTACAAATTAGAAAATAATCATCATTGAGACAATTCTCTGATAATAAAAACTTctcgttatgttttgttaacaTAAGTGTAATatctcgaaaaaaaaaaaaaatacataataaagaCATTACAGAAATTACACATTTACAGCAgcattcatttaattattttcatcttAGTACTTAatttcaatatatgtatatatttattatacatgaCAGAGAATTCATTTTTGTTTCAAGACtgtatgtatgcatgtatgtaACAAACTACTAAGGTCTTTTTACTCTGGTATGGTGCTCTATTAACTCTACATTATATCTATAGttatttaattacaatcatCTTCGTCTGTTTgcttacatatacatatatcgtgaTAGTAGAGCGGAAAATTAATTTATCTACATTGCACTTCTAATACAGAAATACAAGCTTTGTTGACAGTTCTTTAACAAATCTCTATATATAACGGTATTCTCTTTTAAGTTAAAAATGGTGATTTCTCTTGATTGCAACTTCGAAACGTGGATTCGATTACAGAAATTCTCGGAAATTACAATTTGCAACATCTTAGAACATTAGTTTCTTGAAACTTTACTTTCTATTCcctgttttttttattttaaggtACTAAAGTATAAAGTACAGCAGAAAAGATGCACGTACAAACAGAATACTTACATTATATATTCAGTTTGTGATAACATGAAATATCCCCCTTTTTTATGCATATAAGTTGTTTGTTGTTACTTATAAACCTCTTAATTAACATATCGTAATTTGTTCATTTTTCTCCATCTTCAAACATATTTCGATATTTAAGTATATGCTTAAATCTTACACGGTACTTCGTTTAAAAGTATATCAAAATCGAAAGGCGCAAATCGACAGTGTTTGTTAAAGAATCAAACGCACTGTAACTTCTTAACATTAAAATACGAATTTGTCTTTCATTGTAAAAAGCATGATTGATTTGCCGCGTCATACGAAGTGCATGTACGGGTTTCCTGTTTCAAACCTTTTTCTTATTAGAGTGTCGCCATAACTGCAACTGTATCATTCTATTAcatgtatttataaaatacctatatatacatatacgtacacGTATGTAATGCAGATAACATAATAGATAATACCTGCCCGAGCTGCCTCTATTCTGTCGCACACTTAAATATTTGGTGCTGTTTTTaacttaaaatatatttaattcatGGGGAAGTTGAAACTTCTCCTTACAGACGGTAGATGAAAATTATGAAATGTTCATTCCATAAAAATCAAATGGAGAAAAGATATGGTTACCAATTAAGAGTTACTATGAAATACATAATACTgctagaaatttatttttatccaatttaatgaattttcaatattactgtttttgtttttcatttctgtaatattgaaaatatcatTAGAAACTTATAATGCATACATATGTCAGCTCTCACATTGCATACATGCTTGGTAAATGGTGTGATAATTTAATATGATTACTCTTAATACGATGACACATACTAATCTTcccttttattaaataaaaataaaacataatgaaaatattgagatatataaattattataaaaattcataCCAGCCTTATAATTTGTTCAGTTTATACATATCGCCTCGaacatttaattatattaacatATTGACAAAGGATAGATATAcatgattttatttatttaagtttAATGATTTTACTTGTTTAAATTAAGGCAGAACAAAATAGTCattcttattattattgttattaatatgAAACTAAACCATCTACACGaataaaaatttacaattaaaCATCTTTGTCTCAATTAGAGATATATAAGATAAACAACTAAAGATATTCTTtataattaaatcaaatatCATATCAGTTTCAGAATTATATTGTTCTGTCTTTTTTCATGCACTTTTTGcaataaaaaatgtttataatttaaataactgtacttgaaaaataaaaattacatgcATTTACATGTTCTAGAGTACAATAGAAAAAGATTTGCACATTTGCACTTTTATTAACAAAAAAAGACTTTAGAATAATCTGTATAAAAATCTTGGAAATAATATATAGGTATTAATGATAATTTATCGGTAAAATTATAGTTATGCGATGGAAAATTTGATCATTATACATCATTCATCTCAAAATACCTTAAAATCaataattaatcaaaatttataCTAATCAATAATGTGCCCAAGCATGCAATTATTTTCTTCATAGGTGCTACTTTCCTCCAGCACAGAAGACCACttgaaatttttgttatttcatttatatagTTTGTGTGCGTGTATGTAATCACAATATATCGCTTAAAACAATTATTGGCCAAGTTTTATTGCAAAATGTATgaagatataaataataataatataccaaAAATATTAGTGAACACCTTGATGACATAAATCATTTGATTAAAGCAAATATCACTTTCAATAATAGTAAGAAAAATAAATGCAAGCAAGTAATAAATTACTAGTATctgatatatatacatataaatgtatatgtacatacaataTATAAGAAATAAACGTAATAAATAGTAACTAATCAAAGCtgcaattttatatataaaaataattaatgataCTCGGTATTTGACTAAAAGTCAGGCAGTGTCTGATCCTATGATCGTATTAGTTACTCGTAAGTTTTTTAACTTTTTGTTACTGAAATCTTTGTCTAAATCTTCATAAATGAAGAAGTATCAAACTTTATTTAAGTACTCCGGTATTGTTTGCTATTTTCGAACGGCAAATCTCATTTTTAACGTCGGCCAAATACGATAATACATTGTTGATTCAGGCACAATAATAAACTCTAACAAAAAGTTATAAATGCTAGCAGATTGAGTAAttcatattaaaaatattgcttGTCACTTTACTTTAAAAGTAAGCAATAATAATTGTGGCTTTTTTCACTTTACTTTAAAAGAAGCAATAATAATTGTGGCTTTGTTGTAATGTTTCACAGGTAAGAAACGCAACATCAATGCTACTATTGTAATAATGGTATGAAAAGTTAATTAACAAATTTAAAAGGAATGATGTAAACATACTACACAAAAAAATATGTGtagttatataatatacataacacataatttattataataaactgAATGGAGCAATGGTCCCAAAATTGTTACTATGAGAAATTGGAAATTGGTAACCCACGAACGAATTAATCAAGTTTCAGTCAATTTACGAACCTTGTTTTCGTCGATAAGATGTTTGGTACATCCTATATCAAAGTGATAATTATGTCCAATATATGCTGGTGTAACAAGTAGACTATATATAAAAACCATTCACTCTTATACATGTGTACGTTTTTCTCCATAAATGTATCAAATGGTGAGgacagaaaaagaagaaattaatcACCTAGAGAACAACGTCGGGCAGGGAGCAATGCCACTAGGCTAATTGCGTCCCACTTCGTCCACCATGATGTCCCATACCAATCATAGATCCGCCGCCGCCGACATCATCGCGaacgatttttctttctttgtaataaatttcttCGCTTTCCTTATCGCATAATAACAACACTGCTCCACCAAACAAAAATATAGCCGCACCCCAACCAACTCCGTATGCCCAACCAAATTCCCACATTGGTCGGTTTCCTGTATAATATAATTcttatcatataaaatatttaaaaaggtaGAATTGATCGTTtggtaggaattttaaaatatatattttagaaaTGTCCAAACTTACCAAAGTTAAGTTCTGCAGCAAAACACACTGGATATATTACTAAAGCTATTAAGAGTGATACCactaaaatataagaaaaatatagatGTACTTTACAAAAATACATacactatatatacatatatttatattacaaaaatactatacatatatttactgtTTTAAGTAATGAATCTTACATGCAAATCCCATGCAGAAGACTGCAaatctataatatttatgtTTGTCACGATTATCTTGTGACCTTAAACCAAGACCAGTGAGGATCGTTGCTGCAATATCTGTTATTAGACATACGACACATAAGGCAGCAGCTGCTTTTATATAAgctgtaaagaaagaaaaactaaATTAATTCCTTAAAGAATTCTACCaaatgtaattattttgtttGAACATACCAACATCTCTAGCTTGGAAACATCCTGCCGAATCTGGCACATTAAATGGGAGAGGAGTAGGTGCTGCTTCTTCAATGCAATGTGCAAATAGACCTTGTCTCCATCCCAATGCCATTAACCAGTCGGTAGAGGCTAAGCCCATtatcattaataatattactattattccACATATGAATGCTATCACCTGTAACATAAAAACAAAATTGCATCTTTATCATTTAATTCAGAAAAGTATATTTTCATCACTAATTCTGTACTACACAATACTATAGAATTTTAGTTCCAATATTATTTAAGCCTATTAGAAGGCAAACTGATCAACTGCACTTTTTGAACTATGTAAGTTGAACTTCTCAAAGTACAAATACAACttctatatatacattttcagatttatttcaaaCTTGAACAACATAATTATGATACTAAAGTGTCTTTATAAAgttgataaaatttcaaaatactttgtataatacataatatatttataaaaagtttctacaagtgttcaaatactttcataaACTACTGTACATGAACAGTCAATCATTACAAAAAGTACTCATTATCACCTCTACGAACTTATAAAAAAGACATCCCGAATATACCTGTGCGATCTCAGTATCGCCCATGTGATCTTCCGCGACTGTATACATGATCATCGTAAATCCAGCGTACACTGTTAAGATTAGTCCCAACGGACAAAACCAAAATGCACCTATCTAATTAAGAGGGTCTCGAACTCTTCACACTTTCTTTGGTCTCTTCAACGAATACCATTTACGGGACATCGTACACTCCTCCACACATCACTCTCAACAAACGTCGAGAAAGCATTTAGAAACGATTCAGAGACATGAAACTCTCCCAAAATGACAAACACTTCCAGGGTAAACACAGCTCGCGTTTCCCGTATATATACCTTTGTTCGATacgaataaaacaataatttttctAATCAAGTTCCCGCTTCGAACGCCACGCGAAGTACATTTTGTTGGTAGAGCTATCTCCTTTGTTTCTATATTGGCTTATTcactaaaaaaaaaatggaaaaatatcgTTTGGCTAGCAAGATCGAACAGAGACAATCTCCATCCGAAGTTGGGGGAGTAATTGGGTTCCAGGGAAGCTGCGCCCATTAAAGGTCGTGGCGCAGTGCGCGTACGTGATAGAGGGTGCTTTTTAGGATAGACGAAAATTGAGAAGAACGCTTccatttatagaaattttccTAATCACGTGATTGTGCAAATAATTCAGCTTTCTTAAGTAgatattgatatatatattcTATCTTTATTGATATAATGtatgttattaataaaatattatacatttttatatttttatgaacataattaaaaaatttggagGCAAACAGAAATTCCTTTCATccactaaatattataaaatactgTACTTTAAATATTATGTGGATTTTTACACCCTTAAATTTCTCAAAATGCATGAACATCCCCagtttgattattaataatagtaatCATATAACATTGGAATTCGAAATTTAATCATATTGATTGATATTTTTAAATCAAATTCCATTTATGATATTTTGATCACTTCATGAtttagaataatttttattgttttataataatataactgtaattataaatattttcagaaTATAAGATAAGATTCATACAACATATtgaagttaaaaataaattaaaacatttGAAACTTACCTTGAAAGGTCTAGTAATAGTGATTGTTTCAATAGTGGTTGCTTGTGGCATTGTTTGTGTCTATAAGTGTAtctgaaaataaaattgattcataataataaaaaaaaatgaaaacaatAGTACGAATAGAATAAAATTGTAAGTAATGTAATAGAATCAAAATAATCATTTTGTAAAAAACATAAATAATAGGAGAAATGAATAATCATTGATAATGATATGTTAAATCAGATAAACTAAGTAAAGATCATTGTGGTAAATTTTTTTcatctattttatatttattttttatacataatgtattttacaaaaatggagaGTTTACTTTCTAAAATCAccttttataacgttattcaatatGTGTACaacttttaaaaaattttatattttaatcagtATAAACTTCTTAACACATTGCAGTAGAATCTTCTATCTAATAATATAACTTGAGTTAACTAACATAGTAAACTATACTTGTTACAAATTCCAGaagtagaaaaatattatacactGAGTCAACCTGTTCATATATATCAATCATAAATTGTTGGTTTTCTAAAAGATTAACACATCTTAACAATCATCAATTCTGTTCTAAAAGCAAACCACTTGTTATTATGGGAGTGGCATGATTCCttaacaaaattatattatttactgAGTCCAATGTGTCACAAGAAAAAATAGAAGTTTcaactattttttaaataatatacatgttaaattatattttattagaaaccCTAAAAAATTTAGactattacaaatattttaaataaatctttTCCTTAAATAGATGGATAACTAATAGCTTTCCAACACTTCAAACTTTTCATTTTAAAGTAATTTTCTGacaaaatgtatttttcttggTTGAGTCACTCTTCTAGGAAACAAATAGGGTAATAAAGATTTGCAATATCCTATATCACTGACGTCCCGCACAATGCACATATCATCAGTAGTGCACTACTTATCCGGTGAAAAATAGTTTTTCATCTTAACAAAATAAGACACTTACAAATGATTGATATATTCACTCTATAACCTTATCAGTCACTGCGCACACatcgaatatttaataaatagatGTGAGTTTAGAGAAGTTTAGTGCTAGCTCAAGAAAAAGttgtgtataaatataaaatccGATTCaacgataaaaacaataatgCGATTCAATCTTAAGGGTTATGTCACTAGAAATGTCAACACAAGTTTCAACAATACATTTACTATATGTATACTAAAGTATATTCTGGTATTACTGATACATATACAATAAAGGAACACAGATAGACACAATGAATAATCGCTTGGAGAGCTTGTAAGGGACGAACACTCTTATTGGCCATCCTTCTGTTGTGATTTGTAACCTCGACACTGATTGGCATTTCCATCCATTTTCTTAGGTTATGTTGTCAAAGTAGCTATATTAAAAATTAGcattaaaaattgatataattaaattgctatattaattttcaatgctctaaattttatatatttctaaaaatGTCTCTTAGCATCTTATTATGtctaaacatatatatataatagatcCAATCTGTTTCATAAGTTATTGTTGTcaataatgttaaataaaaattaaacaataaaaataacagtAATGTaaggtaataatataatataatataaaaataatattaattaataaagatAATGCAATGAATTCTTTCGTAATTGTTGTTTGTATACATAACacgaatgaaaatatttaaaataatattgtatatttatatttattttaaatattttatatttacaataattttatatttaacaataatataaacattaattatatgtatgaaTATGTTGTGAATCGACaagttttttaaaatttatgcaGAATTTTTGAATTATAATGTATGTTGCATTAATACaatgaaatttatgaaattaaagATATGCGCAATCTAATATAACAATTGCATTTAATGACATATATCTCAATTTGTATGTAACAAattaatgtatgtatataaaaaatatgctACATGCAATTTAGTAATTAAAAATAGTAAATTATAGCAATcatatgatataatattattatattacattataatgtttaCTTGAAATTTTCAATACTTGTTGTGTTCTAAGTAAAAAAATTGATATAGTTTCTTGACGATTTAATACAAGACAAAATTTTGGAAAAGGTTGATAGTACAAATCTGGTTGAGCATGTGAAACATGTGCATCTTTCTAAATATGACGATGACGTCAGTGAATGACGTCAGCACCATGACACGTTTCTTTAAACTAACACATAAACCTATCTACATTATACATgtgaatatcgttatatattaaatCTAGATTTTATGTCATTTGATGTTTCAaatgtttatacatatatcaatatcagttaaagaaattattcaacTAAAATTGCAGGAAAGGACATAACTGAAACATACATAAAAGCTGTAATTAATCTTAAAGGATTTCATTATTTCAATATCTACATCTTAAACAAATAAATGTAGCTGATTTGTGAAatctatactatactatactgtaTACTTGAAATGCGATATCATTTTTTACGACGCCTGAGTAATTTCAACATTCTTTCGTTGGAATACTGATTAAAAGATTATTTTCATGACTAAATGCATAGATAATAAatgcgtaataatatatgaaatttatatgtatgtatataattattatataaataataataataatacatacatacCACATTGCTTTATGTtacatatagaataaaaataactAACTAAATTTTCACCAAACATTTAACAACATGTTTCATTATTATTACAGTTAATAATAATGTTTCAACATTATTGCGGTAAGGCTAACTGTGAAATTACTATGCCCATTTAGATATACATATGAAAATTATAAGTGAAAAACATGGTAAGTCACATTTCCTACCTTTTATAAAAGAGCAGTTTTAAAATTCGATGTGTTGTCAATCAATTAGACActaaaattttctttaaaactATTCTTAAAGATTCCAAAAATATGAATAGCAATATGcagattaatattaattacgtTAAACTAACATCGTAGTTTTATCACTAATTTTTAAAAGGCTTGCATCTTTGAACCTAtcaaattattcctttttctaaccattttatattaaaatactattttttaattaaaaataaacaagtaacataaatattagaaaattaacGTGTCATATTTTTTCTCTGTAGTCTTCATATACGAATCGTAGTTGCAATAAAAGAGAATGTTTAAGAAAACGAAGTTAGTATTGAATACTAAGCAAGATAcagtttataaaatataaaatatacacacatataatatatatatctaaattatataacattaatataaatttgatgtaacgctttttatataaaaaaatttgtgcatttaataaattaatacttttattaactataataaatgtttcaataatatcaaaaacCAACACtattataaacaaatatatatttctgaaaCACCTTTTTGCCCGATTAGTATACTTGAAATGCGATATCATTTTTTACGACGCCTGAGTAATTTCAACATTCTTTCGTTGGATTAATAAATTCGATTAATAAATATACCACTGTATATGAATCGGAGTTTGATGACTGGTAAGTCGAAggtaatatttaagaaaacgTCGCTAGTATTTGATGTGAAGCACATATGTAGGAGAGCATCGTCCATCACCCATCACTATCCGATGCACGATCAGTTTTTTGAGGGGGTGGAGGGAAAGCACGTCGGCCATTTTGATGGTGACGCGCAGCGCGGAGATCGTGGGCTCCACCAGTGACGAAGCCACTGGAGTTTTGACGTGGCTGCTACGTACCTGCCCGTTTGCCCACTCCGATTGCAGCAAAGTTGGTGACGAGAAATACGTAACTGGTAAGTACCCAGCTGGAGAATAATAACAACCGGGCATGGACCACTGCGCTAACGGTGCACCGAAAATTGTTGCCGAAACTACTAGCATTTGACTTTTCATGATCCTAGTACAATCAGTTTTACGTCTGCTGTGGAATATGCCGTAAAATATGGCGCCTTAAGGAAGATGTATGAATTTCTTGAAAAGGGCAATGGGGGTTACGTGACAATTCTGACATCTCTTTTCACCAATAACCGACACATCGTGATGCCAATCGGTACAATCTTAGCCATGTTTCATCgtgtttttttcattaattttctgACCCTTCGATCATCCACAAGAACATCTCTTTTAAGTGTTTATTGTTCTCGTATTATTTTTAGATCTGCTTATGTAAATGACGCAGTAACACCGCCGATCGCTGACTGGCGGGAAATTTAAAACTTTTGCACTTTAATGGATAGATCCTGATTTTGACTTGAATACACACAGGTTTTCGAAATCTTATTTGTTCCGACGATGTTTATATTTAGTCTGGAATTCGTTTCGTAATACTTcaactatgcatatatatttgacttttttcaataaaatattgtCTACGGTTTTTGTGTAGTTTTGTTTTCATTAAAATGCTTAAAAGATCACTGAGGAGGTTAAATGTAATCTTAATGAGATGTATACGATGTTTATTCTTAATAGGACGATTCGATTAAATGTGAAATTTTTTGTTGTGCAACAATTTTATCATTTAGTGTATCAAAAAATAGATTTAATTATCAGTGATACAAATTGAGAGGTTTGATTATAcagtatatataaatacaattataaaaatatacgtaattatgaaattatttttcatcctTTGTAGGGTTTGAGGTCCCCAGGCTATGGAAAGTATGGTTGAGGAAAATGGATCAGCTGTTGACCCATTGTCTACGGGTTCTCAAAGCGGTGACGCAGCACCAGCAATAGCTACATCGGTACAATCTCTCAATAGAACACAGCAGCAAACTCATCATCTGGTAGCTTCTACCAGCATTGTGCAACTGACACTACCTACGTCAGGGGCAACACAGGTATACAGGAGAATCTCCTGTGTATCTATGTCTgatcatttatttctttattttagtTCAAAGCAtgcatatataatttatttatgtttttaatcataattatcaattaattaaataagCACTGTGTGTATATTCACTCTTGCATAATGCTGGTTCAAATTAAGAaactaaaattcaaatttagttTTCTTAATTAATTACTTCTTTATTTCTTGATACACTGAATTTGGTGTTTCaatttttatgataaatatttttatgaaatagttATTCCATACCTACTTTATGATGACTTGCATATGCATGATGATATCaatcaattataaaatttattatatttgattcatattaaaacattttataaatattcatgtTCATTTATTCAGTAATATCTATTCTTTAACATGcataacattttatatatttatatataatgtttatttatttgtttaggTACAGTCTGTTATACAACCTAATCAACAATCAGTAATTCAAACTGCAACGAACATTCAACCTGTTgctatttcaaaaggaaatgtCATACTTGTCAGCAAACCCAATTCTGTCATACAAACAGCCCAAGCAAGTTTGCAAACACTTCAGGTAAATATCTTGAGACCGAGTTATACTGTTGATCTCTTCTCATCTTCCTTTAAATAAACCATTTATAAGTagatataaaatttgaatatacATGAtagcattttatatatattaaatattaaaaataaataataaataaataatataaataaaaataaataatattcaataaatataattaaatattatattgtacaTTAATGTATAGGTGGTTGAAACTGGTAGTGATGATAGTTTCTCAGATTCAGAAGAATCTCCAGAACAAAGGGGAGGAATTCTTACCAGACGACCGTCTTACAAGAAAATTCTCAATGACTTAGGTGGTGGTGAAATTACAGgtatgataaatttatttttatcaaatatcaggaataaaattaaaatcagAACAAACATATCAATTTTtaatagaatatttacaagaagTAACAAATTATCATCTAGATATTTTATTACCTTAATTAAACttacatataaatttattaGTTCATTTATACAGGATGACCAAATAACATGTAAAAGCGGGTATAACGCGATTCCttgtagaaaaataaaaaaaggacattagataaaatttttccattcatggcttaatt
This portion of the Bombus affinis isolate iyBomAffi1 chromosome 1, iyBomAffi1.2, whole genome shotgun sequence genome encodes:
- the LOC126914804 gene encoding transmembrane protein 47 isoform X2; the protein is MPQATTIETITITRPFKVIAFICGIIVILLMIMGLASTDWLMALGWRQGLFAHCIEEAAPTPLPFNVPDSAGCFQARDVAYIKAAAALCVVCLITDIAATILTGLGLRSQDNRDKHKYYRFAVFCMGFALVSLLIALVIYPVCFAAELNFGNRPMWEFGWAYGVGWGAAIFLFGGAVLLLCDKESEEIYYKERKIVRDDVGGGGSMIGMGHHGGRSGTQLA
- the LOC126914804 gene encoding transmembrane protein 47 isoform X1 — encoded protein: MIMYTVAEDHMGDTEIAQVIAFICGIIVILLMIMGLASTDWLMALGWRQGLFAHCIEEAAPTPLPFNVPDSAGCFQARDVAYIKAAAALCVVCLITDIAATILTGLGLRSQDNRDKHKYYRFAVFCMGFALVSLLIALVIYPVCFAAELNFGNRPMWEFGWAYGVGWGAAIFLFGGAVLLLCDKESEEIYYKERKIVRDDVGGGGSMIGMGHHGGRSGTQLA